In one window of Thiobacillus sp. DNA:
- a CDS encoding lipocalin family protein translates to MKPWVALVGAGLLAGCQTTPLPPMEPVAQVDLERFMGDWYVIAHLPTFPERNAWNAVESYRLNTDGSVVTTFTFREGSFDGEPRRMTPTGFVVEKTGNAVWGMQFIWPIKADYRITYLSEDYGVTVIARQKRDYVWVMARAPLIPEAQYRDIEARIAAWGYDVTKLRRVPQRGGYAP, encoded by the coding sequence ATGAAACCCTGGGTGGCCCTCGTGGGCGCCGGACTGCTGGCCGGCTGCCAGACCACGCCCCTGCCGCCCATGGAACCGGTGGCCCAGGTGGACCTGGAGCGTTTCATGGGCGACTGGTACGTCATCGCCCATCTCCCTACCTTCCCGGAACGCAATGCCTGGAATGCCGTGGAGTCCTACAGGCTGAATACGGACGGCTCCGTGGTCACCACCTTCACCTTCCGGGAGGGCAGCTTCGACGGCGAGCCCCGCCGCATGACCCCCACCGGCTTCGTGGTGGAAAAGACCGGCAACGCGGTGTGGGGCATGCAGTTCATCTGGCCCATCAAGGCGGACTACCGCATCACATACCTGAGCGAGGACTACGGCGTCACCGTCATTGCCCGCCAGAAGCGGGACTACGTCTGGGTCATGGCACGTGCCCCCCTGATTCCCGAGGCACAGTACCGGGACATCGAGGCGCGCATCGCCGCCTGGGGCTACGACGTCACGAAACTGCGGCGCGTCCCCCAGCGGGGAGGCTACGCGCCATGA
- a CDS encoding class I SAM-dependent methyltransferase: MNEETLHSSALDHHALSGQGTGSGKDGFLANLARRVVLARLAGMRTGRLVIRENGKTWRLGVSGPESRVEVLDPAFWGDVAFGGSVGAGEAYMDGMWRCDDLVGLMGLLLRNRAVLDGMEGGVARLSAPLRGLLHRFNRNTRAGSRRNIAAHYDLGNDFYRLWLDETMMYSCAVFEAPDLGLAQASVAKLERICRKLDLGPDDHVLEIGTGWGGFALHAAGRHGCRITTATISRRQYDLARRRIAAAGLESRVNVLLTDYRDLEGQYDKLVSIEMVEAVGAEHLGTYFRQCSRLLKPEGAMLLQAITIADQRYEQALRGVDFIQKHIFPGGFLPSVTALANAMTRASDLRAVHLEDIGPHYAETLARWRASFLQQLDAVRALGFDERFIRMWDFYLCYCEGGFRERDIGTVQMLLARPGWRGGSPVPPNTHPRKESP, from the coding sequence ATGAACGAAGAGACCCTTCACTCCAGCGCCCTGGATCACCACGCCCTGTCCGGCCAAGGGACCGGTTCGGGCAAGGACGGATTCCTTGCCAATCTGGCCAGGCGGGTCGTGCTGGCCCGCCTGGCGGGGATGCGCACGGGACGCCTGGTGATCAGGGAAAACGGAAAGACTTGGCGCCTTGGCGTCAGTGGTCCTGAGTCCAGGGTGGAGGTGCTGGACCCCGCATTCTGGGGCGATGTGGCCTTCGGCGGCAGCGTGGGAGCGGGTGAGGCCTACATGGATGGCATGTGGCGCTGCGACGACCTGGTCGGGCTCATGGGCCTGCTGCTGCGCAACAGGGCAGTGCTGGACGGCATGGAAGGGGGGGTGGCCCGACTCTCCGCCCCCCTGCGTGGCCTGCTGCACCGGTTCAATCGCAACACCCGCGCCGGCAGCCGCCGCAACATCGCCGCCCATTACGACCTGGGCAACGACTTTTACCGGCTTTGGCTGGACGAGACGATGATGTATTCCTGCGCCGTGTTCGAGGCACCGGACTTGGGCCTGGCCCAGGCCTCCGTCGCCAAGCTGGAGCGCATCTGCAGGAAGCTGGACCTGGGGCCGGATGACCACGTACTGGAAATCGGCACCGGCTGGGGCGGCTTCGCCCTCCATGCCGCTGGTCGCCATGGTTGCCGTATCACCACCGCCACCATTTCCCGTCGGCAATACGACCTGGCGCGAAGGCGGATCGCGGCGGCAGGGCTGGAAAGCCGAGTGAATGTGCTCCTGACTGACTATCGCGACCTGGAGGGGCAGTACGACAAGCTGGTGTCCATAGAAATGGTGGAGGCGGTGGGGGCGGAGCACCTGGGGACTTACTTCCGGCAATGCAGTCGCCTGCTCAAACCCGAAGGGGCCATGCTGCTGCAGGCCATCACCATCGCCGACCAGCGCTACGAGCAGGCCTTGCGGGGGGTGGACTTCATCCAGAAGCACATCTTTCCCGGCGGCTTCCTGCCCAGCGTGACTGCCCTGGCCAACGCCATGACCCGGGCTTCGGACCTGCGCGCCGTGCATCTGGAGGACATCGGTCCCCATTACGCGGAGACCCTGGCCCGGTGGCGCGCGAGCTTCCTGCAACAACTCGACGCCGTGCGCGCCCTGGGCTTCGACGAGCGCTTCATCCGCATGTGGGACTTCTACCTTTGCTACTGCGAGGGCGGATTCCGGGAGCGGGACATCGGCACGGTGCAGATGCTCCTGGCCAGGCCCGGCTGGCGAGGCGGCTCGCCGGTGCCTCCTAACACCCACCCCAGAAAGGAATCGCCATGA
- a CDS encoding DUF1365 domain-containing protein — protein MSPAAGSPEILHSAIYEGWVRHRRHAVEGLSPRPHAFAYRLNLLWLDLAELDRVFAGRWLWSVDRPNLASFRRADHLGDPALPLDEAVRREVARQTGRRPGGPIRLLTHPRYFGYGFNPVSFYYCYGEDGETLEAIVAEVTNTPWKERHVYVLPMDASGGTPDKPRFRTPKAFHVSPFLPMDLEYAWRLTRPGVSLVAHLEDLDRGRRVFDATLSLRRRPLTGANLARALARFPFMTGQVVLGIYWQALRLWLKGTPVFDHPSPTPSSSERPA, from the coding sequence ATGTCTCCGGCAGCCGGCTCCCCTGAAATTCTGCACAGCGCCATCTACGAAGGCTGGGTAAGGCACCGCCGTCACGCGGTGGAAGGCCTTTCGCCACGGCCCCATGCCTTCGCCTACCGCCTCAACCTGTTGTGGCTGGATCTGGCGGAACTGGACCGGGTTTTCGCGGGCCGCTGGCTATGGTCCGTGGACCGGCCCAACCTGGCCTCCTTCCGCCGCGCCGACCACCTGGGCGACCCGGCCCTGCCCCTGGACGAGGCGGTGCGACGGGAGGTGGCCCGCCAGACCGGGCGTCGCCCCGGCGGCCCCATCCGCCTGCTCACCCATCCACGCTACTTCGGTTATGGCTTCAACCCGGTGAGTTTCTATTACTGCTACGGCGAGGACGGTGAAACCCTGGAGGCCATCGTCGCAGAGGTGACCAACACCCCCTGGAAGGAGCGCCACGTCTACGTCCTGCCCATGGATGCCAGCGGGGGCACGCCGGACAAGCCCCGCTTCCGCACCCCCAAGGCCTTCCACGTCTCGCCCTTCCTGCCCATGGACCTGGAGTACGCCTGGCGCCTGACCCGGCCCGGGGTCAGCCTGGTGGCCCACCTGGAGGACCTGGACCGGGGCCGGCGGGTGTTCGACGCCACCCTGAGCCTGCGCCGGCGCCCCCTCACCGGCGCCAACCTGGCCCGGGCCCTGGCGCGTTTTCCCTTCATGACCGGCCAGGTGGTGCTGGGCATCTACTGGCAGGCCCTGCGGCTGTGGCTGAAGGGCACGCCCGTGTTCGACCATCCGTCTCCCACCCCTTCCAGCAGCGAGCGGCCCGCATGA
- a CDS encoding DUF2237 domain-containing protein: MDDETPDEARDGAVNVLGFPLETCSLEPLTGFTRSGCCDTGPEDRGSHTVCAQVTAEFIAFSRARGNDLATPRPEMGFPGLKPGDRWCLCAARWLEALKAGVAPPLLLQATHARALNTVDLAMLKTHALDLN, encoded by the coding sequence ATGGATGACGAGACACCTGATGAAGCCAGGGACGGCGCCGTGAACGTGCTGGGCTTCCCCCTGGAAACCTGTTCCCTGGAGCCCCTCACCGGCTTCACCCGCAGCGGATGCTGCGACACCGGCCCCGAGGACCGGGGATCCCACACCGTGTGCGCCCAGGTCACCGCCGAATTCATCGCCTTCAGCCGGGCCCGGGGCAATGATCTGGCCACGCCACGGCCCGAGATGGGATTTCCCGGCCTCAAGCCCGGAGACCGCTGGTGCCTGTGTGCCGCCCGCTGGCTGGAGGCCCTCAAGGCCGGGGTGGCACCCCCCCTCCTGCTTCAGGCCACCCATGCGCGGGCCCTGAACACCGTGGACCTTGCCATGCTCAAGACCCATGCCCTGGACCTGAACTGA
- a CDS encoding FAD-dependent oxidoreductase: MKIAIVGSGIAGLTVAHHLFPEHDFTVFEAGGHVGGHVRTHDVDLGGRHYAVDTGFIVFNHRTYPHFTQLLADLGVESQDSDMSFSVSCGSSGLEYNGTGLNALFAQRSNLLRPRFWGMLGDVLRFNREAPDLLKADGTEVSLGAYLERGGYGAMFRDYYIMPMGAAIWSTDPARMLDFPARFFVGFFMNHGLLSVTDRPAWRVIQGGSRSYVERLVAPFRERVQTRRPIRAVSRFHDHVSLHTDQGTERFDAVFLACHSDQALALLADPTPAEQAVLSAIPYQANDAVLHTDTRLLPKRRLAWAAWNYLMPEGPGGRVSLTYDMNILQGLDAPETLCVTLNATERIDPDKVIASMTYHHPLFTPAGVAAQLRHREIDGTRRTYYCGAWWRNGFHEDGVVSALDALRHFDEDRLHLRVRQAA; encoded by the coding sequence ATGAAGATCGCCATCGTCGGCAGCGGCATCGCGGGATTGACGGTCGCCCACCACCTGTTTCCGGAGCATGACTTCACCGTGTTCGAGGCCGGCGGCCACGTGGGCGGCCACGTGCGCACCCATGACGTGGACCTGGGCGGGCGGCACTACGCCGTGGACACCGGCTTCATCGTCTTCAATCACCGTACCTACCCCCATTTCACCCAGTTGCTGGCGGACCTGGGGGTGGAAAGCCAGGACAGCGACATGAGCTTCAGCGTCAGTTGCGGAAGCTCCGGCCTGGAATACAACGGCACCGGCCTGAACGCCCTGTTCGCCCAGCGCAGCAACCTGCTTCGGCCCCGCTTCTGGGGCATGCTGGGGGATGTGCTGCGCTTCAACCGGGAGGCCCCCGACCTGCTCAAGGCGGACGGAACGGAGGTGAGCCTGGGGGCGTACCTGGAGCGGGGGGGCTACGGGGCCATGTTCCGGGACTACTACATCATGCCCATGGGGGCGGCCATCTGGTCCACGGATCCGGCCCGCATGCTGGATTTCCCGGCGCGGTTCTTCGTGGGCTTCTTCATGAACCACGGCCTGCTGTCTGTCACCGACCGGCCCGCCTGGCGGGTGATCCAGGGCGGGTCCAGGTCCTATGTGGAGCGCCTGGTCGCGCCCTTCCGGGAACGGGTGCAGACCCGCAGGCCCATTCGGGCCGTAAGCCGTTTTCACGACCACGTGTCGCTGCATACGGACCAGGGCACCGAGCGCTTCGATGCGGTGTTCCTGGCCTGCCACAGCGACCAGGCTCTGGCCCTGCTGGCCGACCCCACGCCCGCGGAGCAGGCGGTGCTGTCCGCCATTCCCTACCAGGCCAATGACGCGGTGCTGCACACCGACACCCGCTTGCTGCCGAAGCGACGACTGGCATGGGCGGCCTGGAACTACCTCATGCCCGAGGGGCCTGGCGGCCGCGTCAGCCTCACCTACGACATGAACATCCTCCAGGGCCTGGATGCCCCGGAGACCCTGTGCGTCACCCTGAACGCCACGGAGCGCATCGATCCGGACAAGGTGATCGCCTCCATGACCTACCACCACCCCCTGTTCACGCCCGCCGGGGTGGCCGCCCAGCTGCGCCACCGGGAGATCGACGGCACCCGTCGGACCTACTACTGCGGCGCCTGGTGGCGCAACGGCTTCCACGAGGACGGGGTGGTGAGCGCCCTGGATGCCCTGCGCCACTTCGATGAGGATCGCCTGCACCTGCGGGTTCGACAGGCGGCGTGA
- a CDS encoding PDZ domain-containing protein codes for MSYRLQTSLGRGLAAMAVTLALTAPAAADHWRGYPGMGYGHPACQGYPGHHPGMADCPHARGPAEVPPMAGKALGVYISDLPNAMLDAANVGYGVNVEKVQADSPAAAAGIQAGDLITEFAGKPVLSGDRLRWLVRKAESGKSLDVKLMREGKPATVSVTLPAPASKGKCDPAGAPRLGT; via the coding sequence ATGTCTTACCGCTTGCAGACCTCCCTGGGCCGGGGCCTGGCCGCCATGGCCGTCACCCTGGCGCTGACGGCACCCGCGGCCGCCGATCATTGGCGCGGCTACCCCGGCATGGGCTATGGCCATCCCGCCTGTCAGGGCTACCCGGGCCATCACCCCGGCATGGCCGATTGCCCCCACGCCAGGGGACCGGCCGAGGTGCCGCCCATGGCCGGCAAGGCCCTGGGCGTCTACATCAGCGACCTGCCCAACGCCATGCTGGACGCGGCGAATGTGGGCTACGGCGTGAACGTGGAGAAGGTGCAGGCCGACAGCCCTGCCGCCGCCGCGGGGATCCAGGCCGGCGATCTGATCACCGAGTTCGCCGGCAAGCCGGTGCTGTCCGGCGACCGCCTGCGCTGGCTGGTGCGCAAGGCGGAGTCGGGCAAGAGCCTGGACGTCAAGCTGATGCGGGAAGGCAAGCCCGCCACGGTGAGCGTCACCCTGCCGGCGCCCGCATCCAAGGGCAAGTGCGATCCCGCGGGCGCCCCGCGCCTGGGCACCTGA
- a CDS encoding CbiX/SirB N-terminal domain-containing protein, whose translation MGHRHLLIVAHGSRRVASNDEVRALAQRVRDLRSPGIDHVEAAFLELAEPSIPAGLERCVALGAREIIVFPYFLAAGTHVAVDIPEAVLEFSERHPQVNVRLVRHLGAVAGMPRTILDAAGEAGHG comes from the coding sequence ATGGGACACCGGCACCTGCTCATTGTTGCCCACGGCAGCCGCCGCGTCGCGTCCAACGACGAAGTGCGCGCCCTGGCCCAACGGGTGCGGGACCTGCGCTCGCCTGGCATCGACCACGTGGAGGCCGCCTTCCTGGAGCTGGCCGAGCCCTCCATCCCGGCGGGGCTGGAACGCTGCGTGGCCCTGGGGGCACGGGAGATCATCGTGTTTCCCTACTTCCTGGCGGCGGGGACCCACGTGGCCGTGGACATTCCCGAGGCCGTGCTGGAATTCTCGGAACGCCATCCCCAGGTGAACGTGCGCCTGGTGCGCCACCTGGGCGCCGTGGCGGGCATGCCCCGCACCATCCTGGACGCGGCCGGGGAGGCGGGCCATGGATGA
- a CDS encoding DUF2878 domain-containing protein, whose translation MFADGLRRNAAVYPPAWLVNLMAFQAGWWAVVLTASRGQPEWGLVVVSALVTGHLRWVRPYRSEAILLGLAMLAGLAFDSLLQASGWVAFAGEGMAVWMAPMWMAALWANFATTLNVSLRPLQGRTWLAAGLGGVGGPAAYWGGAELGAMTFLNAPVALAVLAAAWALLTPMLLWAASALARVDEP comes from the coding sequence ATGTTCGCCGACGGACTGCGCCGGAACGCGGCCGTGTACCCGCCGGCCTGGCTGGTCAACCTGATGGCTTTCCAGGCCGGCTGGTGGGCCGTGGTGCTCACGGCATCCAGGGGACAGCCAGAGTGGGGGCTGGTAGTGGTGTCTGCCCTGGTGACCGGTCATCTGCGGTGGGTGCGGCCATACCGAAGCGAAGCGATCCTGTTGGGCCTTGCCATGCTGGCCGGCCTGGCCTTCGACAGCCTGCTCCAGGCCAGCGGCTGGGTGGCCTTCGCCGGCGAAGGCATGGCTGTATGGATGGCCCCCATGTGGATGGCCGCCTTGTGGGCTAACTTCGCCACCACCCTGAACGTGTCCCTGCGCCCCCTGCAGGGCCGTACCTGGCTGGCCGCCGGGCTCGGCGGCGTGGGCGGTCCCGCCGCCTATTGGGGTGGCGCGGAGCTGGGGGCCATGACATTCCTGAATGCCCCCGTCGCCCTGGCCGTGCTTGCGGCCGCCTGGGCCCTGTTGACACCCATGTTGTTGTGGGCCGCATCGGCCTTGGCTCGGGTGGACGAGCCATGA
- a CDS encoding BLUF domain-containing protein translates to MLAPDRKKSLPAMAIEHLAYLSTAAPTVTEDEIRRILEQSRRNNPAARITGHLQCHGGCFFQVLEGPAASLDGLLAKLLADPRHFDLRVLYREPLERRHFADWSMGYGPCHGETDDADHVQRLLNLRDAPSPSTQRVLGVFFSLLEENVEER, encoded by the coding sequence ATGCTCGCGCCCGACCGCAAGAAATCCCTCCCTGCCATGGCCATCGAGCACCTCGCCTACCTCAGCACCGCCGCCCCCACCGTCACTGAAGACGAGATCCGCCGGATCCTGGAGCAATCCCGCCGCAACAACCCGGCCGCCCGCATCACGGGCCACTTGCAGTGCCATGGCGGCTGTTTCTTCCAGGTGCTGGAAGGCCCGGCGGCATCCCTGGACGGCCTGCTGGCGAAGCTGCTGGCCGACCCCCGCCACTTCGACCTGCGGGTGCTCTACCGGGAACCCCTGGAGCGGCGCCATTTCGCCGACTGGAGCATGGGCTACGGCCCCTGCCATGGGGAAACGGACGACGCAGACCACGTGCAGAGGCTGCTGAACCTGCGGGACGCCCCTTCCCCCAGTACCCAGCGCGTGCTGGGGGTGTTCTTCTCTCTGCTGGAGGAAAATGTCGAAGAGCGATAG
- a CDS encoding DUF1295 domain-containing protein, with protein sequence MNAGFAWNIALLALGWIVLAAVATWLVSLPRRDVSIVDSLWAVMIALGGWAYALAAPQVGPREALVLGLSTLWALRLSSHITWRNRGHGEDRRYQAIRARNQPRFAFKSLYLVFGLQAVLAWVVALPLMAALSGDAPLGPLDWAGACLWLFGLAHEGLADWQLARFKADPANAGRVMDRGLWRYSRHPNYFGEFCVWWGAWLVALAAGGLWTIVSPLLMTVLLLRVSGVTLLEQDMVERRPAYRDYVARTSAFFPWPRRSEQAKSVGEALR encoded by the coding sequence ATGAACGCCGGCTTTGCCTGGAATATTGCCCTGCTGGCCCTGGGCTGGATCGTCCTGGCTGCCGTGGCTACCTGGCTGGTGAGCCTCCCGCGGCGTGATGTGAGCATCGTCGACAGCCTCTGGGCGGTGATGATCGCCCTGGGCGGCTGGGCCTACGCCCTGGCCGCGCCACAGGTCGGCCCCCGGGAGGCGCTGGTCCTGGGGCTTTCCACCCTCTGGGCCCTGCGCCTGTCCAGCCATATCACCTGGCGCAACCGGGGGCATGGGGAGGACCGTCGCTACCAGGCCATCCGCGCCCGCAACCAGCCCCGTTTCGCATTCAAGAGCCTGTACCTGGTGTTCGGCCTGCAGGCGGTGCTGGCCTGGGTCGTGGCCCTGCCCCTCATGGCCGCCCTGTCCGGGGATGCGCCCCTGGGTCCCCTGGACTGGGCTGGGGCCTGTCTTTGGCTGTTCGGCCTGGCCCACGAAGGCCTAGCGGACTGGCAACTTGCCCGCTTCAAGGCCGATCCTGCCAACGCGGGCCGGGTCATGGACCGGGGCCTCTGGCGCTATAGCCGCCATCCCAACTATTTCGGCGAGTTCTGCGTCTGGTGGGGCGCCTGGCTTGTCGCCCTGGCAGCCGGCGGTCTCTGGACCATCGTCTCGCCCCTGCTGATGACCGTCTTGCTGCTGCGGGTCTCGGGCGTGACCCTGCTGGAGCAGGACATGGTGGAGCGGCGTCCCGCCTACCGCGACTATGTCGCCCGCACCAGCGCCTTCTTCCCCTGGCCCCGCCGGAGTGAACAGGCGAAATCCGTTGGGGAGGCCTTGAGATGA